Below is a genomic region from Acetobacter ghanensis.
GCGGTCATCCTCCTCCCCCGCAATCTCACCACGATCTTTGAGAAAATCGGTTGAACTGTAATCTTTAAGCAGATTGGCAGCATCCACCACGGTAACCATTGTATCCAACCGTGCGATATCTGACAGGCTATTATCCGCCTCATCCCGGAACTCAAATGTTGCGGCTACAGGAAGCGGCTCTGCAATGCCGGTTGATTCGATAAGCAGATAATCAAACTGCCCTGCCTGAGCCAACCGGCGCACCTCTTGCAACAGGTCATCCCGCAGGGTGCAGCAGATACAACCATTGCTCATTTCCACCAGCTTTTCATCCGTGCGGGACAGATTGCCTCCGTTACGCACTAGATCCGCATCTATGTTCACGTCGCTCATATCGTTCACAATAACCGCGACCTTGTGCCCGGTCCGGTTATTGAGAATATGGTTGAGCAACGTTGTTTTTCCGGCACCCAGAAAACCGGACAGGACGGTAACAGGCAATCTGGTGGGCATGAGGGAACCTTACTGTTGCGAGAGTATGGCGTCACCATATATGTAATAATATAACATTACAATTATGCGCAGTAAAAAAAGGCTGCGCACCCTGTACGCAGCCTGCTCAGCCTCAAAAGGACATGCACGCCATGCCCTATGCCTCTTCCGTGCGTTAAGGGTTTGTAAGATGTGTATAGAGAATAGAGCAGCCAATGCCGATTAATGCGACGCCACCCAGGATTTCGGCGTAGCGGCCAATCCACACACTGGCATGGCGGCCGATAATAACGCCTAATGTGGCAACAACGGTTGTAACCCCCCCAATAACAAGGCAAGCCGCCAGAATATTAACCTGCATAACCCCCAGACTGACCCCTACAGCCGTAGCGTCTATACTGGTAGCCAATGCCGTTGTAACAAGCCCCAGCACCCCACGCTGATGCCGCGCTTCCATAACAGCCTGCTCTGAATCGTCCTGATCATCCTGCTTGAAGGCAAGCCGGATCATGTTGCAGCCAATAACCAGCAACAGGCCAAAAGCAATCCAATGATCGACGGCGGCAATCCATGTGCTGAGCGCCAACCCCAGAACCCAGCCGATAACCGGCGTTATGGCTTCAAAAAAACCAAAGACAGCGCCAATACGTACAGCATCATTCAAACGGGCGTTTTGCACTGCGGCCCCTTTGCCAATAGCAGCGGCAAAAGCATCAACAGACAGGCTGAGACCAAGAACACCCAGCGTGAAAATACCGGTCATGAGACATCCACGGGCCGCAAGAAACACAAACAGCAGATGGAACTCCCCCGGCCACATCTAGGGTATCCACTGCCGTTGGTCTTGCCTGGCGTTTTGAGACAAAACGCTGCCTTCACCATGGCCCGAAAGCCAAGCTTGTTGATGAAGGCCCCTCATAACAGAGGGTAACTACTCCCCAAGGACGGAGCGATGCCTACCAAGTGCGAAACGAGATTGCAACCCTTTGTTTATTCGCCATTCATCCACAGGCTTACCCACGCAAGCATCCTCAGAATCTGTGGATAACACGCAGGCCAAAGGGCAAGCTGGAGGCAAAAGAGGCCTGCCCCCAGCCTGTCTGGGTTTTAACGTGCCATACCGGAGGAAATAACGCCGCTCACCACACCGGCAATAACGCCACTGGTGATGCTGGTCAGCAGGTACTGGTCACCATACTGCATCCAACGGTAGCCGGAGGGAGGCGCGTACAGGCCGCGGTGGCTATGCCAATCATTAACGTACCAGCGACTGTTCACTGGCCCATCATACCGGTCCCCACGCTGCCAGCGGCGGTTCATGTCATAATTATCGGCATTAACGCCCGGACCGCCTCGCGCCCCACCACGACCGGGGCCGGGGCCTGCCTGTGGCCGGGGAGGATTATGCATACCCGCGTTCCCATGCGGCCCCTGCTCCCCACCGGAGCCACCACCCGGACCGCCCGGCCCCATGCCCTGCGCATAGGCAGAAGACCCTACCAGTAAAAAGCCATTAAGCATAACGGCGACAAGGAGCTTTGTGTTCACCTGTTCTGTTCCTTTTGGATCCAAGCCATGTATGGCTTTTCACGCTGAGTCTTGGTTAATTTTGCGGCACCATTGTGGCATCTGCCCCGGCCTATAAACATGACGTGACCGGCAATGGTTCCCTCCCCCCAACACATTGCCATGCCTCATCTTTTTTAAAAAACATTTCTCCAACCACACCAATTCCATGGCGTGTTTGACACGGATATGGGTTTAATGCCCAAAAATGATATTGCAAGTTATTCTCATTTCTATATAGCTCCGACCAAAATTTCCACCGTGTGAGTCCTATAATGAGTTTCCGTGCACTCTGCCTGAACACACTCTGCCTTTCGAGCCTGCTTTGCGGGCTTGGGTCAGGCGTCTTCTCGCCGTCTTCCGCCCTTGCTGAAGAAGGATTGCCCAAGCACGAAACCACGCAGCCGACCTCCAGCGCAAAGGCCGAGACCAAACACCCCAAACAGATACCATCTGATCAAAAACAGGCCGCTTCCAACATAAACGATCCCAAACGAGAGGATCTGGTTGTAACGGCCTCGCGCACAAACCGGATGTATGTCTCCAGCGGTGGGGATCTGGGGGCATTGGGGAATAAAAAAGGCCTTGATGTACCGTTTAATATCCGCAGCTATAATTCCAGCCTCATTCTGAACCAGCAGGCGCAGACACTCGGTGACGTTCTGCTCAATGACCCGACAGTGCGCACAACAACGGGGTATGGCAATTACGCCCAGCTGTTCCAGATCCGTGGCTTTACGCTGTATGGCGATGATATTGCCATAGACGGGCTTTACGGCGTTACACCCCGCCAGCTTGTTTCTCCCCAGCTCTATGAATCTGTACAAGTCCTGAACGGAGCAAGCGCTTTTTTGAACGGAGCAGCCCCCGGAGGCTCCGCCATTGGGGGGAATGTTAACCTTATTCCCAAACGCGCAGGCGCTACGGACATAACCCGCATTACCGGGGATTATACCAGCAGCGGGCAAGGTGGTGGCGCGTTTGACGTAAGCCGCAGGTTTGGCACGGACCGGGCTTATGGCTTCCGCTTCAATGCCGCTGGCATGGATGGAGATACGCCCATTCGTGGTGAACGCCGTGCGGATATTGCACTGGGCGGCGCCTTTGACTGGCATAATGACGACACGCGCATCAACATGAGCATGAATTACCAAAAACAGCAGGTTTTTGGTGGGCGCAGCGCCATTATTGTATCCAGCCTTGCGGCAGGTATGCCTGTTCCACGGGCCACCTCCCCTTCAGCCAACTGGGGGCAGCGCTGGGCCTATACAGACCTGTCCTATCTGTTCGGCACGCTGAACCTTGAGCACGACTTTGGAAAACACATTACTGTTTACGGAAAGTTTGGTGCGCAGGGCGGAAATGAAATGGGCGATTATGCCACAACCACGCTCAGCAATTCTCATACGGGTGATGGTAGCGTCGGCGCGATGGCAACAGCCTATAATGTGATGAACGAAGCCACACAGGCTGGCGTGCGTGCCCACGTGAACACAGGCTTTATCAAGCACGAAATCAACGCCGGTGGCTCCGCCATCTGGCAGGAGGCAGATGCAGCCTACGCCATGGACCTGAGCAGCGCAGCAGGCAACATCTACCACCCCACGCAGTTCACACCGAACGAAAGCTTTACGGGAGGCAGCCTAAGCCACCCCGGTCGCACGGCATGGAACAAGCTCTACAGCCTCTTCCTATCCGATACGATGACATTCTGGCATGACCGAATTGCTCTAACGGGGGGCTTCCGTTACCAGAATATCCTATCCGATGGATATGACTACAATACAGGTTCGCAGTTAACACACTATAGTTCTGGCGCCTTTTCCCCAGTCATTGGGCTTGTTATTCACCCGGTCAAGCATTTTGCTCTGTATTTCAACCGTATTCAGGGCCTTTCCGCAGGCACAACGGTAGGGTCAACCTATGTGAATGCTGGGCAGGTTTTTGCCCCCTATGAGAGCACCCAGTACGAAGTCGGCGCAAAATATGACATTGGGCGTTTTTCCGCCGGTGTTGCATTTTACCAGACCTCCATGCCTTACGGCATGAGCGAACCCTACAAAAACACCAGTCAGGTCATCTACACGCAGGACGGCAAACAACGGAACCGCGGCATGGAGTTGACCTTTAATGGGGAAATTATCCGGGGGTTGCGCTTCAATGGCGGCCTTACACTTATTGACGCCAAGCAGATGCGCACGTCCGACAATGAGTATAACGGCAAAACCGCCATTGGTATTCCAAACTACACCATCAACGGCAATCTGGAATACGATGTACCTTTCCTCAAAGGGTTGACCTTGGTTGGGCGGGTTGTCAGCACCGGCAAGCAGCAGTTCAACAATGCCAACACGGCGCATCTTTCTGCATGGTCCCGGTTTGATCTGGGTGCGCGTTATACCTTCCTTGTTCGCAACAAGGCTCTGACAGCGCGCTTTGAGGTCGATAACGTGGGCAACCAGCGTTACTGGGCCTCTGTTTACCAAAGCTACCTGACTATGGGTGACCCGGAAACATTCAAGTTCTCCGTAAGCGCTGACCTTTAAAAGCCCATGACTTCAGCCCCGGTGCGGACGAACCAATAGCCACGCCGGGGCAAGACTAGCCTCCCCCAAAATGACCAGAACCGTTGCGCATACACATTCACCCCTGTACTAACGGTGCATGACGTTTCAGATTCCTAACAATATCGTCATATATACATATTTGCTTTATCTGTTCTTTAATTAATACTTAAATAGCATTCTCAATTCACATAACCTTCTTACAGCCCCATAAAAACCGAATTGAAACATTAAATTATATTCTGTATTTTGCGAAAAAATTTATAGTCAAAAGAGATTATTTTGCTCCACTCCCTTACGTCCCGGATCGTTTTTGTCGGTTCCATCGTCAGCGTTAATCTCATCTGTCTTTCCGGGCTGCTCCTCTCGGCTTCCAACAGCATGATCGCGAGCTTTGAGTGGAACAGCCATAAGCAGAAAATTACCGAAATCGTATCCGAAACTCTCTCCGACCTGCGGGAAGCGCAAGCCGAAGAGCGGGGCTACCTGCTGACTACGGACCCCTCCTTTGCCAAGGATTTTGATGACCGCGTGGCATCGGCCCTCTCCAAGGTCAACATTCTGGAGCAACTGGTACAGGACAACCCTGTCCAGCACGAACGCGCCCAAAGCCTGCAAATTGCAACCAACGAACGCATTGACACCCTGACAAAACAAATTGCGCTCGCACGTCAGGGCCGGTTTGATGAGGCCAGATCCCGCGTTGTCATTGGTCAAGGCCGGGTGGACATGGCCATTATTGTCCAAAAAGCCGATGAAATCCGCCAGACAGAACAAGAGCTGCTTATTGCGCGGGAGGCCACAGCCCGGGCGCATGTTAACTGGAACCGCAAGCTGGTCATTGGCGGCTGCCTGATTATTGTGCTGTTGGTGAATGGCCTGCTGTTCATTGTGCTCAATGGTATGCGCCGCTCCATCAGCCTGATTGTGCACGCCATGTCTGACTTTGGTAATGGCAACAGAACCGTGCGCGTTAACGAACAGATGGGCTGCACCGAGTTTGACATGCTGGCCCAAGGTTACAACACCATGGCCGACCGGCTTGACGCCGCCATGCAGGCGCAGGAAGCCAGCGACCTCAAACTGCACAAAGCCAATACAGAACTCAAACGTAACAACGAAGCCATGGAACTGCTGGGCGAAATGGCGCACCGCCTCCAGGCTGCCCGCACGAGTGAAGAACTCGCAGCCATTATTTGCGCCTTTGTACCCCGTGTGCTGCCCGGCATACCCGGCGCTCTTTACACCCACAACCACACCACAAACCAGCTTGAACGCATTGCACAGTGGGGCAACGCCTCCGTTGGCTGTGACAGCCTACTCCCATCCGACTGCTGGGCATTGCGCCTTGGGCAGAGCCACTCCGTCTCCACCCCCGGTGGTGATGTGACATGCCAACATGTTGCCTGCGATGTAAGCACGTACCACTGCGAACCCCTATTTGCGAGCGGTGAGGTCGTGGGCCTTCTTTATTTGCAAAGCACTGTGGAGGAGGAAAACCGCTTCCGCCTTGTTGCTCTGGTGGAAAACATTGCCTCTGCTCTGGTCAACCAGAACCTGCAAAAAGACCTGCGTGACCAAACCATTCATGACCCGCTAACAGGTCTGTTCAACCGCAGGTACATGGAAGAAAGCCTGAAAGCCGAGATCGCCACCGCCACACGGGATGACACAGCCCTAGGCCTGATTATGGCCGACATTGACCACTTCAAACATATTAATGATGAATTTGGTCATGACGCTGGGGACATGGTTCTGCGCACCATTGCCTGCGAAATCCAGAATTCTTTTCGTAGTCATGATATTGTCTGCCGGTTTGGGGGCGAGGAATTTCTGATTATCACCACCTCTCACCCACTGGAGACCCTGATCCAGCGGACAGAAAGCCTACGGAGCAGCCTGTCTAAACTGGAACTCCACTATAACGGACAGTCGCTTGGCAAAACCACCATGTCCTTCGGCATTGCAATGTGGGACAAAGCACTCCACCACACGGCATCCGACATTATCCGCCAAGCCGACGCGGCCCTTTATCAGGCCAAAAAAGATGGCCGGAACCGCATTGTGGTCGCCTGAACGACTGTTTTCTACACCCTACAATCCAGACACTGGGCGATGCCAAGGGGCAACATTTTATAACCCCTTGATCTCCTACGCCAACCAACCCACTCTATGGTTAAAGCCATCATGGCATCCTGTGCGAGGCTTCATCTGCGGCCCAACACACGGCATTGCATGGGATAATTGAGAACGTAGGACAAAACCATGAACCTTCCGGATATTCTTAAACACCGCCATACAACCAAAGCATACGACAAAAACCGTAAAATACCGGCTCCGGTTGTGGTGCAACTTCTGGAAGCCCTGCGTTACAGTCCTTCCTCCGTTAACTCCCAACCATGGCATTTTTTTGTTGCGGACAATGATGAAGGCAAGGCCCGGATTGCCAAGGCAACCAGCGGCCCCTGCGCCTTTAATGCCCCAAGGGTTATGAATGCGTCACACGTTATTGTCCTGAGTGCACGCACCTCCCTGCCGCCAGAATATCTCGAAACACTTGCGGATCAGGAGCAGGCTGACGGACGCTATGCGGATGAAGAGGCGCGCGCTCAGGCCCACAAAGGGCGGGCCTTCTTTGTTGGGCTGCATGAACAGGCGGGAGATGTTGCAACGTGGTCCCAAAAACAGACCTATATTGCTCAGGGTTTTCTGCTTTTATCCGCAGCACTTCTTGGCGTGGATGCGACCCCCATGGAGGGTTTTGACGCCGCCATTCTCAGCGAAGAACTGGGGCTGAAAGAGCAAGGTCTGGCACCCGCCGTTATTGTTGCACTCGGCTATCATTCCGATGCGGATTTTAACGCCAAGCTTCCCAAATCACGCCTACCTGAAAAAGCTGTTTTCTCACATCTCTAGAGCAGAGCATCCTCTTCCCGGCCATGTCTTTACGGCTGGGAGGGGGACTTATTCCCCCTGACTACGACCCACCGTTTTCGTGCAGTGGATCCTCATTAATTTTCATTCTTTTGACAATATGAGCAAGCTCACGCGCGTAAGCTGTGCGGACATTGGTTACGGCTTTGTCCACCCGCTCCTTGGGGTGCTTCTGGCATTCATCACGAATAGCTTTGGATAAACCCTTGGTCACCTCATCTGGCGGCCGGGACTCTATCATTTTATCTCCCGAGTAATCACCATGCTCGGAGTTGAGGTAGTCTATACAAATACCATTGGCGTTGTTGGTTGTTTTCTCCATCAACGCTTTATAATCCCCGTCCTCTTCATTCTCCTGCGCCATGGCGGGAACTGCGCTGAAGGCAAGCAAACTACCTGCAACAAGAAGAAACAGTTGTTTACGCATTGTTCTCGCTTTCCATCTTTCTGACCGCATGGCGCACGACTACGGGAGCATAACCATGATCTGAGCCTGCCAACCGCGTTGCGCAAGACCCGACGGAAATGAAAAAAGCGTGTGTTAACCGCTACAAGATGCGAGCAATGCTGTTTATAACCTCTCGCCAATCAAGATAGCGCTTGAAAACCAACTCACAAATACGCCCCTTACAGCAGGAATAGTTAAATCCTACCATAACCTTCAAGGCTCGCTTTACTCATAACGGAGTAGCCCAGCGCGTAAATTTCTCACGATATTTTTTGAAAAACATAAGATAAATTCACATTATATACATAATGAGTGTGAAAATTATCCAGTCAGCCATTCTTCCGCTCTTCAGATGACGACCAGACAAAACGGTTTGACCTGAACCATCAAAATTAATCACCCTGTATAACCAGAGCTTCAAGGCTCTCCCTAGCAACGACTTGCCTCAACCGTTGCCATTTTAAGCCCGGCATCTGGCGGCATACCTTCCGTTACCCACACGTAGG
It encodes:
- a CDS encoding RcnB family protein; the encoded protein is MNTKLLVAVMLNGFLLVGSSAYAQGMGPGGPGGGSGGEQGPHGNAGMHNPPRPQAGPGPGRGGARGGPGVNADNYDMNRRWQRGDRYDGPVNSRWYVNDWHSHRGLYAPPSGYRWMQYGDQYLLTSITSGVIAGVVSGVISSGMAR
- the nfsB gene encoding oxygen-insensitive NAD(P)H nitroreductase, with protein sequence MNLPDILKHRHTTKAYDKNRKIPAPVVVQLLEALRYSPSSVNSQPWHFFVADNDEGKARIAKATSGPCAFNAPRVMNASHVIVLSARTSLPPEYLETLADQEQADGRYADEEARAQAHKGRAFFVGLHEQAGDVATWSQKQTYIAQGFLLLSAALLGVDATPMEGFDAAILSEELGLKEQGLAPAVIVALGYHSDADFNAKLPKSRLPEKAVFSHL
- a CDS encoding manganese efflux pump MntP encodes the protein MTGIFTLGVLGLSLSVDAFAAAIGKGAAVQNARLNDAVRIGAVFGFFEAITPVIGWVLGLALSTWIAAVDHWIAFGLLLVIGCNMIRLAFKQDDQDDSEQAVMEARHQRGVLGLVTTALATSIDATAVGVSLGVMQVNILAACLVIGGVTTVVATLGVIIGRHASVWIGRYAEILGGVALIGIGCSILYTHLTNP
- a CDS encoding sensor domain-containing diguanylate cyclase, which translates into the protein MLHSLTSRIVFVGSIVSVNLICLSGLLLSASNSMIASFEWNSHKQKITEIVSETLSDLREAQAEERGYLLTTDPSFAKDFDDRVASALSKVNILEQLVQDNPVQHERAQSLQIATNERIDTLTKQIALARQGRFDEARSRVVIGQGRVDMAIIVQKADEIRQTEQELLIAREATARAHVNWNRKLVIGGCLIIVLLVNGLLFIVLNGMRRSISLIVHAMSDFGNGNRTVRVNEQMGCTEFDMLAQGYNTMADRLDAAMQAQEASDLKLHKANTELKRNNEAMELLGEMAHRLQAARTSEELAAIICAFVPRVLPGIPGALYTHNHTTNQLERIAQWGNASVGCDSLLPSDCWALRLGQSHSVSTPGGDVTCQHVACDVSTYHCEPLFASGEVVGLLYLQSTVEEENRFRLVALVENIASALVNQNLQKDLRDQTIHDPLTGLFNRRYMEESLKAEIATATRDDTALGLIMADIDHFKHINDEFGHDAGDMVLRTIACEIQNSFRSHDIVCRFGGEEFLIITTSHPLETLIQRTESLRSSLSKLELHYNGQSLGKTTMSFGIAMWDKALHHTASDIIRQADAALYQAKKDGRNRIVVA
- a CDS encoding TonB-dependent receptor, which gives rise to MSFRALCLNTLCLSSLLCGLGSGVFSPSSALAEEGLPKHETTQPTSSAKAETKHPKQIPSDQKQAASNINDPKREDLVVTASRTNRMYVSSGGDLGALGNKKGLDVPFNIRSYNSSLILNQQAQTLGDVLLNDPTVRTTTGYGNYAQLFQIRGFTLYGDDIAIDGLYGVTPRQLVSPQLYESVQVLNGASAFLNGAAPGGSAIGGNVNLIPKRAGATDITRITGDYTSSGQGGGAFDVSRRFGTDRAYGFRFNAAGMDGDTPIRGERRADIALGGAFDWHNDDTRINMSMNYQKQQVFGGRSAIIVSSLAAGMPVPRATSPSANWGQRWAYTDLSYLFGTLNLEHDFGKHITVYGKFGAQGGNEMGDYATTTLSNSHTGDGSVGAMATAYNVMNEATQAGVRAHVNTGFIKHEINAGGSAIWQEADAAYAMDLSSAAGNIYHPTQFTPNESFTGGSLSHPGRTAWNKLYSLFLSDTMTFWHDRIALTGGFRYQNILSDGYDYNTGSQLTHYSSGAFSPVIGLVIHPVKHFALYFNRIQGLSAGTTVGSTYVNAGQVFAPYESTQYEVGAKYDIGRFSAGVAFYQTSMPYGMSEPYKNTSQVIYTQDGKQRNRGMELTFNGEIIRGLRFNGGLTLIDAKQMRTSDNEYNGKTAIGIPNYTINGNLEYDVPFLKGLTLVGRVVSTGKQQFNNANTAHLSAWSRFDLGARYTFLVRNKALTARFEVDNVGNQRYWASVYQSYLTMGDPETFKFSVSADL